Sequence from the uncultured Fusobacterium sp. genome:
CAGCTATAGCAAGTTCTTCTGTTTCAACAGATCTTATCATGGGAAAAACTGTTGAAGAAGCTCTAGAATTAACAAATAAAAAAGTTGTAGAGGCATTAGGAGGATTACCACCTGTAAAAATGCACTGTTCAGTATTAGCAGAAGAAGCAATAAAACTTGCTATTGAAGATTATCTTTCAAAAAAGGAAAAATAATTAGATAAGTATATAATAAGGTATATAAGCTTTTGTAAGTTTGTGATATAATTTACAAGAGCTTATTTTTTATTATTGAGGAGATGGAAAATGAAGAGAATTATAGGGGTATTATTTTGTATAATGTTGTTATCTGTAACAGTTTTAGGAGCTGAAGCAAATAAAGAGGAAAAGCCACCATATAAAGCTATACTTCTTGGAGATGATAAGGGGAAAATATATTATTCAGAAAATGCAGATATGATCCATCCACTAGCATCTGTTACAAAGGTTATGACAATAATGGTTGTTTTTGATGAGATAGAAAAGGGGAGAGTAAAACTTACAGACAAGGTAAAAATTTCCACAAAGGTTGCTTCAATAGGTGGAAGTAGAATTTATATGAAAAGAGGAGATAT
This genomic interval carries:
- the nifU gene encoding Fe-S cluster assembly scaffold protein NifU — translated: MQYTEKVMEHFMNPHNVGVIENPSGYGKVGNPSCGDIMEIFIKVEDNIITDVKFRTFGCASAIASSSVSTDLIMGKTVEEALELTNKKVVEALGGLPPVKMHCSVLAEEAIKLAIEDYLSKKEK